Proteins co-encoded in one Lucilia cuprina isolate Lc7/37 chromosome X, ASM2204524v1, whole genome shotgun sequence genomic window:
- the LOC124421397 gene encoding lysine-specific demethylase 6A-like: MVHLSWNLARNIRVSDPKLFELIKMCLLQTLKNVMHTLEYVKSKGVLVRFHGRGKNEASHYCGQCEVSIFIYENTYVYLNNDLI; encoded by the exons ATGGTACATTTGAGCTGGAATTTAGCCCGTAATATTCGTGTATCAGATCCTAAGCTTTTTgaattaattaa aatgtgcttattgcaaacattaaaaaatgtaatgcaTACTCTTGAGTATGTGAAATCTAAAGGTGTTTTAGTACGTTTTCATGGTCGAGGAAAAAATGAAGCATCTCATTACTGTGGTCAATGTGAAgtaagtatatttatatatgagaatacatatgtatatttaaataacgaTTTAATCTAA